The Musa acuminata AAA Group cultivar baxijiao unplaced genomic scaffold, Cavendish_Baxijiao_AAA HiC_scaffold_1137, whole genome shotgun sequence genome segment GACAAAACTTGATGTTCATGCAAACTTTACTTATACCAACACTCATAAACTGAAATATTTCTTGAGAGCAAATATACAGTAAACTTGGGAATGGTGCTGACATTAGAGACAATCTAATTGTTCATGCCACTCTATCTTGTGGATTACGGACCAGCTGCTAACTATTCAGCATTCATTAGGCAGCCTGATACGAGGAGTGTAGGCAGTTGTGGATGTCTTCGTTATGTCAACTCGATCAGCCCTATGAAGTcagattatatattatttatgagaAAATTGACTCGATAAAACTGTTACTATAACAGTAGTCTTGACATGATTCGATGCATGATCTCACGATCTATTAATAATTGAAAGATACGTATAATCATTTTCGATATTTACCAAGATCTTAATCCAACAATCACTCATCATATTATAAAATACCTCTTACGAAGCGTGTTCACAAGCGAGTTTCGACCCGAATACACTTCTTAATTGATCGAATCTTTTCTATCTTAAGTAACGATGGGTACGAAGTcgatctagttttttttttttttttttttttgcagtctCAGTTACTGTTTAACCGGTCGTCAATCTAAACATTGGCATGCTCAAGCTACTCTTAGGAAATATTCACCGGCTGTTGAATATTAAGCAAAACCTTTTCTTCAAGAAGACTGTCTTTTTCAAGAAGACTGTTCACTGACCATGTCAGCCAATGGACTTACTTCACATTATGCAATTTTCTAAGTTTATACAAAGTAGATGAGTGATACACCAGATCACACCTGTGCATGGAGAAGGATTCAATCAAAATTACACACCAAACTTCTAAATCCTGACATGCATGAGCTTCAACAAGATTGTTGAATATTAAGCAAAACTTTTTTCTTCAAGAATACTGTTCACTGACCCTTGAGTTCAAGATGTTGAATATTCTAGATAATTTCTAGAAATTAGACCAGCAATGGATGACAAGTCACACACTATATCACACCTGTACAGGAAGAAAAATCCAATCAAAACTTCTGAATTGTCTCGACCTACCTTAAATATCAACAAGCATATGAGCTGTGATGGAAACATAACGAATCAATGTTTCTTTCTGTATACAGTGAATCTAAGAAGAAGTAGGAAAAAAGAGACATTATGTAGACTAACACtactgatcatagtcttgacttcctTTCTATTTAATTCTATAATCTTTTATTCATGTTGGAACTCTATAGGTATATATAACAAATGGTaacatttctattttttcttccttcttcccctaTATATGATATATTCAAGCGTGTTTTCAACGTGTTATATGTATTATTAGTATGCATGAGGTGTAAAGTCGTTGATCCATATATGGTTTCTATTCAACCACGAATATGATTTCTATTCAACCATGAATATGGTTTCTATTCAACCACGAATGAATAATCCATGTATGGATTATTATTTCTCCTTATGTGTGAAGTCATTGATTCCATTCTCACCAAATTTATATAGTCAAAGGATATCATATTCAACCCATAAATGGGTGATTTCTATATAAAAAAAGAACTTTGTTTACCACTTAAGGCTTTTTTTTCTTCGATTACAATAATTttaggctatatatatatatatatatatagcacaaaatataaaaataattattaggaTAGTTTACCacttaaggcttttttttttcttcgattacaataatatatatatatatatatatatatatatataagtagcgcaaaatataaaaataattattaggaTAGTTTATCTAAAGAATCTTTAATAATGAGATTTTTATCATATAATGTCCCCATATTTAGTTTTTATTAAGGGATGTTATTTTTTTCATACtataatcaaaatatattttataaaattaaaaaaatagttgAGGTTCATTAATCTTGATTGATTTTGGGTTATTTGGGTTGAGCTGATTTGTTTGACATAAATCGGATCAAATCgattcaataaaaatataaatatttgatttattttttttttattcttacttTCATTTTTCGAAATTATTTTGCTACCCTTATTTCTAAATTACCCCTCGTCTCTTCCACCTCCACCACCACTACCTCCTCCTCTCACATAACCATCTCCTCCCCCTTCAGTTTTATTCTACTGTTCTCTCCCTCCCCTCCTCACAGTTTACATATATTAACCATTAAACTCACttacaaaatatattaatttttatataaaatattaatctatcattaaaaatatattaattttatataaaactaTCCTAAATTGTCTAAAATATTATTGCACTCAGACTACActcaatttaaaaaatataaatttttacatAAATTATCTTTATTCCatcgtaaataaaaaaaatatatatgtgttACATATCTTATAGTAATGTGCTAATAGCTCTGACGAAGTTTGGATTGGTTTATTAGATGTAAAAAAAGAATTTTGTATAACTAAAAGTAAACATCaacaaatatatttataattacatTCATAATCATGCGGTGGCTTATTTGACCCGTTCCATTAATGGTTTTTAAGAGAACTATGTCAAAAGATTCTTCCCATCTCTCCCTTGACTGCTCTATATATTCCGGCTTCAGCAGAAGCATGCATACCAACATCACCAGCTTGCATTACTGATAGCTGCAAGCATGGCTATCGACCCCTACCTCGCGGCCGCCGCCGCTCTCTGTCTTCTCCTTCACCTCCTCCTCCGTGGCTTTCTCCGCAGGTCGACCTCCCGCCTTCCCTTACCCCCGGGCCCTCGCGGCTTCCCCATCATCGGCGCGCTGCCGCTCGTCGGGGCCAAAGCGCACGCCAACCTCGCCCGCCTCGCCAAGCACTACGGCCCCATCATGTTCCTCCGGCTAGGCTCCCACGGCTGCGTCGTCGCCTCCAACGCCGACGCCGCCCGCGCCTTTCTCAAGACCCTCGACGCGCAGTTCGCCAACCGCCCCGACCCCCTCAGCGCCCGGGAGGTCACCTACCAGCGCCAGGACCTGGTCATGGCCGACTACAACCCGACGTGGAAGCTCCTCCGCAAGGTATGCAGCCTCCACATGCTGGGAGGAAAGGCCTTCGCCGGCTGGGCCGCCGTCCGGCGGGACGAGTTCGGGCGCATGATCCGCTCCATGCACGGCCTGGCCACGAAGGGTGAGCCGGTGGTGCTGCCGGACGTGCTCGTGTGCGCGCTGGCGAACATCCTCGGCGTGGTCCTGGTGAGCAAAAGAGTGTTCGACACCCACGGGGAGGAGTCCAACAAGTTCAAGAGCATTGTGCTCGACATGCTCACGGGCGGGGCGCAGTTCAACATCGGCGACTTCTTCCCCTCCATCGCGTGGATGGACCTCCAGGGGATCCAGGCGAAGATGAGGAGCGTGCACGTGAGGTTCGACGCCATGCTGACGAAGCTGCTCCTGGAGCACGAGGCGTCGAAGAAGGAACGACAGGGGAGGCCGGACTTCATCGACAAGCTCATGGAGAACCGCGTAACGGAGGACGGTCAAACTATCACGGACGTCAACATCAAAGCACTGATCAGCGTGagtactctatatatatatatacatatatatgacgtATGTTTCATGACTCCCCGCCGCTGCCATCCAAATGCAAGAATTTATCGTCGGACTTTGTTTCGTTGACCTTCTCTCTCGTGATGGGTACGTAAGCAGGATCTGTTCACGGCGGGCACAGACACATCCGCCGTCATCGTGGAGTGGGCCATGGCGGAGATGCTGAGGAACCCGGTTATCCTGAAGAGAGCGCAGGCGGAGACGGACGCGGTGGTGGGGCGAGACCGCCTGCTGGAAGAGTCGGACCTGCCCAAGCTGACGTACTTGCAGGCGGTGTGCAAGGAAGCGTTGCGTCTGCACCCGTCCACCCCTCTCAGCCTGCCGCACTTCTCCTACGAGGAGTGCGAGGTGGGCGGCTACCGCATCCCCAGCAACAGTCGCCTCCTCGTCAACATCTGGGCCATCGGGAGGGACCCGAAAGTGTGGGCGGACCCGCTGGTGTTCGACCCCGACCGCTTCGTCGCCGGCGGCGAGGGAGCCAAGTACGATCCCCAGGGCAATGACTTCGAGTTCATCCCCTTCGGAGCAGGGAGAAGGATCTGCTCGGGGAAGCTGGCTGGCATGGTGTTTGTGCAGTACATGTTGGGCGCCTTGGTGCACTCCTTCAATTGGAGACTTCCTGATGGAGACGAGGAGCTCGACATGGAGGAGAAGCACGGGTTGACCATTCCCAAGGCCGTGCCTCTTAAAGTCTTTCTGACTCCACGCTTGTCCGCAGCCGCctatatctgaaaaaaaaaaaaaaaaatatatatatatatatatatatatatatatttatatttgtgtgTGTATTAGCGTATTAGCGTATGACATGCCTTGTCCTTGTGTTAACTATTAATCTCTCTTGCAGATGAAGAGGAGATTAAGAAATTAAAATGTCTAGATGTCAATCGAGAGATTGGAAACTATTATAATGAATAAAATGATTAAGTGTGTCATTTTCTTGGGGAAAAACTATTACTATGAATTACCTATtggaaaaaattattataatgaatttttttttttcttctttgtgtattaaaatgggttcctcatcaaaatattaattttttattaaaaataaatattaactaaATTAGCATAAGTAATagaataataaataaatcataaaattagTCATCGAATTTTTTAAGTTAAAACCCAATAATATTAACATGTTTACTATAAGTCTTGTCTAAAATAATCAAAAGATCACATTAATATCATGAATACAGATCTTGACTcaataataacatatcatcatcaccagATTTCATCAAAGAAAAATTTTAGATATCACCAAATGAGTATAGTAGAAAAGTACCTTATAGAAGATAAACAACAAATCGATACAGTTAAAATTTTAGAACTTATTACAAGAATTCTTTATATAAAATTTAGACcaaaactaataaaatttaatttcttgTTCGTCTAGTAAAAATCTTAAAACCTTAACATTTTCTCATTTTTCTCTCTATTCCTTTTCACAACACCACCACCCCTCTCGATTGCACACCAttgttcatcattttttttttcttttaaataaaTCAGATTCGAGCTCAATGTCCAAATCAATAAGTCCAAACCCACGTATGAGTTGGACTCAACATTACCGAAGGTTTACATTTCTTTTCACAattaatatacatacatacatacatatatatatatatatatatatatatatatatatatatatatatatatatcgataaaATGTATCAAACTACataaatattatgttttttatttttaaattttattatattattgattCTCTTGACTATTATTTTGGCTTTTGAAGTCTTCCTCCccgaggaacatgttaatgtattcaagctaagctttcattttttcaataaagcttcttcaattattgttcctcacagcaacagcaatcgcagtaACAATAGCGAtcagctcttgccctactcacaaagcctcttgcttaccgatccaagattggtattctTGTCAGGAGCACCAATCTTCCCTCTtaatcctataaataggagaggaacatgttaatgtattcaagctaagctaagcttcttcaattattgttcttatcttctattatttctatcatataAGACACTCAATTCCtgttttttagtattttattctTTTGTATATTACTATTTTCATACGTTTAATTCCTAAAGATAAGAATTCAGAAATATTTGTCAATCCCAATAAAATAAGTTAACCTAAGAACTTCCTAAGACTCATGACTCCACATACAAATCAAACCAATGAAAATATGTTATAGAAAGATGGTTAGAAGTTAAAACAGCCTCAGGCGATCGAAAGAAACAAATCAATCACTTTCAAATTGTTACTATACAGAACCAACCACTTGTCTACTGTGGTTTCTTGATGGAAAGCATGATGACATACCCAATAACTAGCAAAAGTTAACCCTAAGAAGGATGCATGCTCCAGGTGCAATGAAGAAAACACTCAACAGTGGACAAGAAATGGAGATTGTCTTCACCAAAGCATAGTGATTGTAAGACCCAAACAACTATTTCTACTGGCTTTTTGGGCCTTTATTCAtcatgtatgtttttttttttttctttcagtatgtgtatagatacatatattgtgattgataaatattttaatattcataaagttagtaTCCTTATGGGATAAGaaattttagtaaaaaaaaaagacattatGAAGGAAGAAATTCTTATTAATTAAGATCTAGTTCTTCTATAAATATGTTATATATTTATGAGTTTTTGTCAGCAAAATATGAAGAATATATTTTTGTGCTCTTAAGTTTCTCTCTAGCATATCTAAAGTGAGGGTGCTTTCTAAGGTTTTTTTAAAGGAtaagagaaaatatataaaattcctCGATTTTATATTAGAGGATATATAAGAAAATTTATGCTTTACCGAGATAACTCAAGAATCCTATATTTGATATAACGTGATGAAGTATTTGATTTtctctataaatataaattttgatgTGTTTATTTCTGTTTAatttctttactgcattcaactttacttcattataAATTGTCCAATTCTCTTTTCTCTATTCATTCAAGAAAAACGAAACGATTTTCATTGGAAtcgaattttatcatacgaagtttttcaaaaccgacgtttttatctgatacactaattcactccccggtCTTAGTGCCTCTTAACAATCATCTCTCAAtcaaattcttttgttgttttatcAAAGactttgtttttattttaaacaAAGATAACTTAATTATGAAGAAAATAACTCTTACCAAATGTGCTCAGTTGGTCATCTTAATTAAACAAAGCAAATCAAATCCAAATAATTGTTCACCTAGTACCTTGTGTGGGAATgtatcttcttcctcaccttatgTTTCAACAAGGTTGTGCCAACACACTATTTCAAGAAGGGCTGTGTGGGTAGGCAGTGGCTAAATGCTGTGGCACCACACAACCATCAACTTGATTGTCTTGTCCCCCTCAGTGAAGTTGAAGGACAAGTCCTTTCACTTGATTAAAGCTGGATCTGTCAACATACACTGAATCCAGACTCTGCTCTTAACTACTCCTGAGGTAGCTGCTCAAATGTATCAGTATGACATCTCATTTTGGGTCAAAACCTTTTGTCTTTGAAATGATCCAAttcattagattgaaatctaacacAAATTAAAAATATAGACAAAAGAAAATGGTTCAAAAATCTTGATACCAAAATAACAATTAAGAAAATCTTTAATCCAAGTGTAAAGTTGGAAAAAAAAGAATTACATACATTCCCTTTTTATATTTatgtaaaaattaaataatagttcgacatttcttttatatatatatatatatatatatatatatatatatatatatatatatatatatatacatatacatatatatatatatacatatatatatatacatatatatatatatatacatatatatatatatatacatatatatatatatacatatatatatatacatacatatatatatacatacatatatatatatatacatatatatatatacatatatatatatatatatatatatatatatatatatatatatatatatatatatagtttgacaTTCCTTATTGATACTTGAGTTATACAAAATTTAGTCACAATTCTCCCTTTACATTCTCTCATGTAatgtagagagagaaaaaaaagtacaATTTGACATTGTATGGAGCTCTtaaaaatagaatttttttttaaaataataaaaaggttTGACTTTtaagacaaaaaataaaataaaattataacctGTTGGGTCCAGCTggtttggacaattgggcctattaagcccaaatcagtaaactaaagaaattaaaaagaggagagagaaggtgaggaaaggaGATGAGAATGCAGCGTGCAAggtaagaggagagagaaagaaagagaaagattaggtttctgagttttctgcttacgatcggtggtcaaacgttatcagtttcggcccaaattttatgtggagaatccttgcagcaaactctacaatcctaatggtgttgatatgCAGTTTACCCTTTCTAAGATACTTTCCTACAATATctattttgtgagacctagaattctcttttgaggagatccatccaaataatgaagatatgctattcttgagccaagatctatgatcttgatgttattctgatcctctagttattctagagaagacctactgtaaatctgttatcattattattgataatggaagtttgaggtggactacggtcccgtggtttttcccacattgggttttccacgttaaataatttggtctcactatgtgattgatttattgctctattgtttatgttgtgctgattgatattagcattttgatatcaagttggtattttgattaggaacctattttgatacacaaagagggaaaagaattattccgcattaacaggtttcttcccaacaagtggtatcagagtatcaggttgtttggtgctagttttcttgtgtgattgaaatggagtctgatggtatgattaaattgaacttatcaaattatttcacttggaggcatctgatggaagatttgctatattgcaaagatttgtataagcctatcaaggttaaagataaaccttctactatggacgatgaagaatgagaagttcaacatagaaaagctattgcctatattagaagatggatggatataaacttgcatgagcatatttcagatgaaatcagagctgatgttgtttggtaaaggttagaaaacctctttgcgaaaaagacaatgagaaatagaatttctctcctcagaaggcttgtaaatttgaagtataaaaatggtggtaatattgttgagcacataagcctatttcagagtcttgcaaacaagttggttgctatgaaaatgaatatagatgatgagatgcatggattattacttctcagctctttactagaaagttgggaaacgtatgtggtgactatttgtaactccacactagaggggactctaactatagatatggttaaagacagtttgctaaatgaagatgccagaaggaaagaacagggtgaatcttcttttggggcatttgttactgaaaaacaagaaagacgtggaagaagtcatagcagaaatccacatggttttagaggaagatccaagtctagaagtgatatcaaatgttttcactgtaacaagccaggtcacatgaagaaagagtgtaagttttggaagcgagaatagaatgaaatgaagaaaaatgagaaagagacaaatacaattactactgaaggtaatatcactattgtctataatgaaggttgtgttagccttgtagctcaggacagtaattgggtaattgactctggtgcttcatttcatgtcacttctcatggtgatttctttagatcttacactgctggtgattttggtaatgtcagaatgggaaacaatggtacatctaagattgtgggtattggagatatttgcttgaagaccagtattgggagcaaattgatactcaaagatgtaaggcatgttccagatattcgtcttaacttgatatctgcaggcagacttgatgatgagggctttgcacattattttggtgaaagtaaatggaaactcactgaaggttctctaattgtggcaaaaggaaagaagattaactctttttatgtcatggaagctaagctacataaaggagagattaatgtaattcaaaaaggtgaaagtatagatctttggcataagaggcttggacatatcagcgagaagggacttcaaactcttgctagaaagcagttcttaccagagttgcaaggtacatctcttaaatcttgtgatcattgcttagctggaaaaacacgtagagttgcatttcagacatatccatcatctagaagataagatgttattgatttagttcatactgatgtttgtactatgcaaactagaactcttggaggtgctctttattttgttacttttattaatgaccattctagaaaaatttgggcttttgctttgaaatctaaagaccaggtactcgatgctttcaaggagtttcatgtcaatgttgaaagagaaactagcagaaaactaaagtgtattcgatcagataatggtggcgagtacaggggtccttttgagaattattgcaggttctatggtatcaggcttgagaaaacagttcctaaaactcctcagcagaacggtgtggcagaaaggatgaacagaaccattgaagaaaggattaggtgtatgctttcccacgacaagttaccaaagtcattttggggggaggctatgagaactatagttgacctgataaatctttctccatcagttcctctactaggtgatgttccagagagagtatggagaggaaaagatatatcttataatcacttgagagtctttgggtgtaaagcatttgttcatattcccaaagatgagaggtccaagcttgataataaggcaaaagcatgtatcttcttgggatatagtcatgaagagtttgggtatagattatgggatccagtgaataagaagattattagaagcagagatgttgtgtttcttgaagaccaattgtttgatgatggtgataatgttgagaagccagaaacctctgtttatattccttggagtttgggtccagttccttcacctgtagttcatgatgatcatgggggagatgaacaagaagatcatggtgagaatgcaagtgatgatacacctacagttgatgatgttgaaccaactgaacaggcacctccaccaccagttgagattccattgagaagatccactagagagcgacaactctctaccagatatcctccacatgaatatgttatgcttactgatgggggagagccagaaatttaccaagaagctattctacatgagaataagaatgagtgggttaaagccatgcaagaagagatgagatccttgtttgagaaccatacctatgacttggtaagattacctaaagagaagaaagctctcaagaataagtgggtttataaattgaagactgaaaacaatagctcataacaaagatacaaggcacgactagttgtgaaaggattcagtcagaagaaaggtattgactttgaagaaatattttctccggttgtaaaaatgtcctctatccgagttgttcttggtttggctgcccgcttgaatttagaagttgaacaacttgatgtgaaaacaacatttcttcatggtgatttagaagaagaaatttacatggagcaaccagaaggtttcaaagtcaagggaaaataaaatatggtgtgtaagcttaggaaaaacttatatggactcaaataggcacctagatagtggtacaagaagtttgattcttttatgataagccaagggtatgatagaaccacatctgatcattgtatgtttatgaagaaattttcagatgataattttattattttactgctatatgttgatgatatgctgattgttggccatgatgttggaaaaattgaaaagcttaaaagagagctaagtaagtcttttgctatgaaagacttgggatcggtgaaacaaatacttggcatgaagattcttcgtgataggaagaaaaagaagatttgactatctcaagagacttatattgaaaaggttcttgaaagattcaacatgagtaaagccaaagcagtttgttccccacttgcaggtcatttcaagcttagttcgaaacaatgtcctacaagtgagaaagaaaaagaagaaatgtccagagtgccttactcatctgcagtagccagtttgatgtatgctatggtttgtactaggccagatatagctcatgcaattggagttgtcagccgatttctctcaaatcctggaaaggaacattgggcaacagtgaaatagatattaagatatctaagaggtacttccaggttgtgtttatgttttggcagtgatgaacctgtgttagaaggttacacagatgcagacatggcaggtgatactgattccaggaagtccacttcgggatttttgatgacatttgcaggaggagcagtctcttggcagtctaagttacagaagtgtgttgctctatcaatcacagaagcagaatacatagcagttactgaagcttgtaaggaaactttatggatgaaaaagtttctacaggaattgggtttCAAACAGGAAGTATATATTGTTTATTGTGACAGTCAAAGCGTCATTTACctttccaagaattcaacatatcattctagatccaaacaTATTGATATAAGATATCACtgaattcgtga includes the following:
- the LOC108951502 gene encoding flavonoid 3',5'-hydroxylase 1, translating into MAIDPYLAAAAALCLLLHLLLRGFLRRSTSRLPLPPGPRGFPIIGALPLVGAKAHANLARLAKHYGPIMFLRLGSHGCVVASNADAARAFLKTLDAQFANRPDPLSAREVTYQRQDLVMADYNPTWKLLRKVCSLHMLGGKAFAGWAAVRRDEFGRMIRSMHGLATKGEPVVLPDVLVCALANILGVVLVSKRVFDTHGEESNKFKSIVLDMLTGGAQFNIGDFFPSIAWMDLQGIQAKMRSVHVRFDAMLTKLLLEHEASKKERQGRPDFIDKLMENRVTEDGQTITDVNIKALISDLFTAGTDTSAVIVEWAMAEMLRNPVILKRAQAETDAVVGRDRLLEESDLPKLTYLQAVCKEALRLHPSTPLSLPHFSYEECEVGGYRIPSNSRLLVNIWAIGRDPKVWADPLVFDPDRFVAGGEGAKYDPQGNDFEFIPFGAGRRICSGKLAGMVFVQYMLGALVHSFNWRLPDGDEELDMEEKHGLTIPKAVPLKVFLTPRLSAAAYI